One Mycobacteroides abscessus ATCC 19977 genomic window carries:
- a CDS encoding ArsR/SmtB family transcription factor, producing the protein MVNTVLSSAHDEPPHAPLTPPGPLPPREILEQSGELLRALAAPVRIAIVLQLRESQRCVHELVDAVGVAQPLISQHLRVLKAAGVVSGERQGREVMYRLVDDHLSHIVVDAVAHTEEQR; encoded by the coding sequence GTGGTGAACACCGTGCTCAGTTCCGCGCATGACGAGCCACCACATGCTCCGCTCACGCCGCCCGGCCCGCTGCCCCCACGCGAGATCCTCGAACAGTCCGGCGAGCTGCTCCGCGCGCTCGCCGCGCCCGTACGCATCGCCATCGTGCTGCAGCTGCGCGAGTCGCAGCGCTGCGTGCACGAGCTGGTCGACGCGGTGGGCGTGGCCCAGCCGCTCATCAGCCAGCACCTACGGGTACTCAAGGCCGCCGGCGTGGTCTCGGGCGAACGGCAGGGCCGTGAGGTGATGTACCGCCTCGTCGACGACCACCTCTCCCACATCGTGGTCGACGCGGTTGCCCATACCGAGGAACAAAGATGA